The proteins below are encoded in one region of Thermosulfurimonas marina:
- a CDS encoding ribonuclease catalytic domain-containing protein encodes MEGPEIRDRIAEVIQHGRPQAAFVLGQKGKRLRVLLPSGKEETVSSGQTLLVSRKTYPRLSRQEILDLLAQSEARRQALAEELDLSEIWELVEGEAESFDPFELAEIYFGSGVEEDQVAALVRAVLADRLYFRLRDGRITVHSREEVERLLLARKREEERLRRLSLGERFLGALVRGESPPEIPEEIRAYYLSALRDYCLFGEEAPKAKEIKEILSRLKATGPETPFRLLVRAGVFEEDENLEILRFRLPVEFPEEVLEEAEGLFPEEIPREDFNGLETFTIDAEDTRDFDDALSLERQEGKLVVGVHITDVASVVPPDSRTLSEARRRGQTLYLPERIIPMLPPVLSEERLSLREGERRPALSFFLHFSPEGKLLRTEIRLTEIRVSRRLTYEEVDQALAEGKEPFFTLHTLARAFQEERRRQGAFAVTLPEVVIRVEEGEIRLERLEFTAARELVAECMIAANYAAARFLHERGIPALYRYQKEPLERILKEGEEADLVRAFQQLRFLVRGELGLSPEFHHGLGLPAYTTVTSPIRRLLDLLMQHQIRAALLGRTPPFSEEALREILVELEEVQAAAAQVRTRTQRYWLLKYLRLHFQGRTLPALVLEAGERRARVLLPDLMLPAELPLPPGHGLRVGEEIRVKVQRVHPRLEVLKLALA; translated from the coding sequence ATGGAAGGCCCGGAGATTCGGGACCGCATCGCCGAGGTGATCCAGCACGGACGTCCGCAGGCGGCCTTCGTTCTGGGACAAAAGGGCAAGCGCCTGCGGGTCCTTCTCCCCTCAGGAAAGGAAGAGACGGTCTCCTCTGGCCAAACTCTCCTCGTCTCCCGAAAGACCTACCCTCGGCTTTCCCGGCAGGAAATCTTGGATCTCCTGGCCCAGAGCGAGGCCCGCCGGCAGGCCCTGGCCGAGGAACTCGACCTTTCCGAGATCTGGGAACTGGTAGAGGGGGAGGCCGAAAGCTTTGACCCCTTTGAGCTGGCCGAAATCTATTTTGGTTCCGGGGTAGAGGAGGACCAGGTGGCGGCCCTGGTGCGGGCCGTGCTGGCCGACCGTCTCTATTTCCGCCTACGCGACGGGCGTATCACCGTGCACTCTCGGGAGGAGGTGGAGCGCCTCCTTCTGGCCCGCAAGCGAGAGGAAGAACGCCTGAGGCGCCTGAGCCTCGGAGAGAGGTTTTTAGGGGCCCTGGTGCGCGGAGAAAGTCCCCCGGAGATCCCCGAAGAAATTAGGGCCTACTATCTTTCCGCCCTGCGGGACTACTGTCTTTTTGGAGAGGAAGCCCCCAAGGCCAAGGAGATCAAGGAAATCCTCTCCCGCCTCAAGGCCACCGGACCGGAGACCCCTTTCCGGCTCCTGGTAAGGGCCGGGGTCTTTGAGGAGGACGAAAACCTCGAAATCTTGCGCTTTCGTCTTCCGGTGGAATTTCCGGAGGAGGTCCTGGAGGAGGCCGAAGGTCTTTTTCCCGAAGAGATCCCCCGAGAGGACTTCAACGGGCTAGAGACCTTTACCATCGACGCCGAGGATACCCGCGACTTTGACGATGCCCTTTCCCTGGAAAGGCAGGAAGGGAAGTTGGTGGTGGGGGTACACATCACCGACGTGGCCTCGGTGGTCCCCCCCGACTCGCGCACTCTCTCCGAGGCCCGGCGCCGGGGCCAGACCCTCTATCTTCCCGAAAGGATCATCCCCATGCTCCCCCCGGTGCTTTCCGAGGAGCGCTTAAGTCTCCGGGAGGGAGAACGCCGACCGGCCCTTTCCTTTTTTCTCCATTTTTCCCCGGAAGGGAAACTCCTCCGGACGGAGATCCGGCTTACAGAGATTCGGGTAAGCCGTCGGCTCACCTATGAGGAGGTGGATCAGGCTCTGGCGGAGGGAAAGGAGCCCTTTTTTACCCTCCACACCCTGGCCCGGGCCTTTCAGGAGGAGCGTCGTCGGCAGGGGGCCTTTGCGGTCACCCTCCCGGAGGTGGTCATCCGGGTGGAGGAGGGGGAGATTCGTTTGGAGCGCCTGGAGTTTACGGCCGCCCGGGAGCTGGTGGCCGAATGCATGATCGCCGCCAACTACGCCGCGGCCCGCTTTCTTCACGAAAGGGGGATCCCGGCCCTCTATCGGTACCAGAAGGAGCCCCTGGAAAGGATCCTCAAGGAGGGAGAAGAGGCCGATCTGGTGCGGGCCTTTCAGCAATTGCGCTTTCTGGTAAGGGGGGAACTGGGACTCTCTCCGGAATTTCATCACGGCCTGGGGCTTCCAGCCTACACCACGGTAACCTCCCCCATCCGGCGGCTCTTGGATCTTTTGATGCAACACCAGATCCGAGCGGCCCTCCTGGGGCGCACTCCGCCCTTCTCCGAAGAGGCCCTGCGGGAGATCCTGGTGGAGCTGGAGGAGGTCCAGGCCGCAGCCGCTCAGGTGCGCACCCGCACTCAGCGCTACTGGCTCCTCAAGTATCTTCGGCTCCACTTTCAGGGGCGCACTCTGCCGGCCCTGGTGCTGGAGGCCGGAGAAAGACGGGCTCGGGTTCTCCTTCCGGATCTTATGCTTCCGGCCGAACTGCCCCTTCCTCCGGGCCACGGCCTCCGGGTCGGAGAGGAGATCCGGGTCAAGGTCCAGAGGGTTCACCCTCGGCTGGAGGTCCTCAAACTCGCTTTGGCTTAA
- a CDS encoding GGDEF domain-containing response regulator, whose translation MLRDVLESLPHPPKFLVVDDEDDVRVLLREYLSGLGLPVVEARDGEEALRLFEEKGPFEIVITDLVMPGLDGLTLIRRIKEREPETIILAMTGYARDYGYVDVVLAGADDLIQKPFSFEEFEARLARLLREWKLKEELQALSIRDVLTDIFNRRYFEERLLEETIRALRQDYPLSLLMIDVDRFKLYNDTRGHRDGDLLLKALADILCRCTREKVDQAFRYGGDEFVVLLPHTDTRQAAKVAERILENYREAGFSPTTLSIGVAKLLPVENPRKSADDLVRRADEAMYRAKRSGGNRVEVDPESL comes from the coding sequence GGTGCTGCTGAGAGAGTATCTTTCCGGCCTGGGGCTTCCGGTGGTGGAGGCCCGGGACGGGGAAGAAGCCCTGCGCCTTTTTGAAGAAAAGGGGCCCTTTGAGATCGTGATCACCGATCTGGTCATGCCCGGGCTGGACGGTCTTACCCTCATCCGGCGCATCAAGGAAAGGGAACCGGAGACCATAATCCTGGCCATGACCGGCTACGCCCGGGATTACGGCTACGTAGATGTAGTTCTGGCCGGGGCGGACGATCTCATCCAGAAGCCCTTTTCTTTTGAGGAATTTGAGGCCCGACTGGCCCGTCTCCTGCGGGAGTGGAAACTCAAGGAGGAGTTGCAAGCCCTTTCCATCCGCGACGTCCTTACAGACATCTTCAACCGCCGCTACTTCGAAGAACGTCTGCTGGAGGAGACTATTCGGGCCTTGCGCCAGGACTATCCCCTTTCCCTACTCATGATCGATGTGGATCGTTTCAAACTCTATAACGACACCCGGGGGCATCGGGACGGAGACCTCCTCCTCAAGGCCCTAGCGGACATCCTCTGCCGCTGCACTCGAGAGAAAGTGGACCAGGCCTTCCGTTACGGAGGAGACGAGTTTGTGGTCCTCCTTCCCCATACCGACACCCGTCAGGCGGCAAAGGTGGCCGAAAGGATCCTAGAAAACTACCGTGAGGCGGGTTTTTCTCCCACCACCCTTTCCATAGGGGTGGCCAAGCTCCTTCCCGTGGAAAATCCCCGCAAGAGCGCCGACGATCTGGTGCGCCGGGCCGACGAGGCCATGTACCGCGCCAAGCGCTCGGGGGGCAACCGCGTGGAGGTGGATCCCGAAAGTCTTTAA